The DNA segment ATTAATCCTAAATATGAAAAGAAACTTCTTTTAACTCAAGAAGAAGTAGCAGATATCATAGGGATAAGTACAGGTACTCTAAAAAACATTAGGAGTAAAGGATTTGGGCCTAGATACATAAAATTTAAATATGGAAATAAAGAAAGAGTGTTATATCCCAAAACGGCTTTAGCTCAATGGGTTAACGAAACAGAAAAGATTAATGATGAATGGATAATCGATGAAAAGAATTAATATACAAACCTCGGTCGGATGTGGCAAACTTTACGAAGTAAAGGAAAACACACCGAAACCAACTGATCGAAGTGAAGGCGGTAGTGATTGGCAAGAATCTTTAAATATTAAGAGTTTATATGCAGAAAAGTTAAGTGCTCTTAAAACTGTTTATGCAAAGTTAGATGAAAACTTAGAAATTGAACTTTCAAATAAAGAAGTTATAACTCCTTGGCAAATAAATGATATTAAAAATGTTAAAGATCTAGAAGAACTCTATACAGATGAAGAAATTTTAATGATTTATGATAGTGGGTTGTAATATGAAAATAAGACAAAATAAATACCCTTATCTACTTTGGCTAACTCAAAGTATGGATTATGATGTTGATCTAAATAATATGGCTGTAAAGAACAAAGAAACTAATGAAGAGATCAAGTTAGAAAAAACACCTTTTTATGCTATCTTCTTTATGAAGTACCTACCTTTATTTTTTATACTTTATTGGTTTAACATACCTAACAATATTTTAAACTTAAAACTGTTCGCAGTTGCAGCTGCTATTACATTAATTACTTTTTTAGTTTTTCTAAAAATACCTAAATATTTTAGTAAGTATATTATGCTTATAACTGCAATATGTTTATATCTAATTTGGACGTACAACACAATTGCTTTATATCTAGATTATATTATGTTGCAAATGGTACAAATAACAGTTGTTGTACTTTTGATTAGAGATATACTAATTAAAAAAGCATATAGAAACTATTACCACCTGGAAGACAAGAGCTTAGAGACTAAAGTTACCTTTGCAAAACAACATAATAGACCTATATTTCCAATACTACCCAATTCAAAAAAAGGTTTATTTAAAATAAAAAGAGGTTTTAACTTAGGTTTTAATGCAAAACTAAATGGCTACTACATAAGGATTGATGATGAAAAGTAAAATCTTATTAATCCTGGTGTTATGTATATACTCTTTTGGAAGTACTAACTTTGATGTTACCTTATCAAATAAAGGTATTACTCAAAGTAATCTTAAATCTATTGAAAGCAGAATTAATACAAGTGCGAGTGTTAGTATGCCTGATGGAACTAAAGTAGCTATTGAAACGGGTAAATTTAATTATATATCTGAAGATAACCCTGAGCCTACAAGTTGTGATATAACTTGCCCTACTGTTAAAGATGGCTTTTTTACTAGAAAAGCAAATTTTAACCACTTAACGGGTGTTATTGAGTGCTATGTTTATGCAGATGACGCACCAACAACTCAAGTTGCAGTAGTGTCTCAAAAAAATAAATATTGTGTTGAAGCCATTACTCCAAATATTGAAACTCCCGATATAGATCAATATAATTATAGTAGTTCTATGGATGTCATTAAAAATAAATATGAGAACTATACGAATACAGGTAATGAAGAGTTTTTAAACTTACCTAAATACATGATTGCCGGACTTACAGTTGATAATGAGAAAGTAGATGTAAGTACTTCAATTGTAAATAATGAAGTTACATTAAGAAGTGGATATACAGTATATCCAAATGCTAGTACTTCAAGTACTTCAAACTCATTTTTAGACCAGGTATATAACACAAATTTAGTATCAACTATTAAGTTGGCACTTGATAATAGTGTAGTGTTTATTATGAACTTTTTAGATAGAGCTAATGTAACCTTTGTGGCTTTAAAAGTTACACTATTTTTTATGTTAGTACCTTTATCGGTTGTACTTGCTGCACAGTCTAAATTAACTAAATATATGAGTAGTGTAACAGATCATGAAGATGTAGCAGAAAAAGTCTTAATGGGTTTTATTTCATTCTTTTTATTCTACATGACAACTACTCAAGTACCAACTGATTCAGATAGGTATATATCCCAAAATGTATTCCAAAATACTACTAGACCATTTTTCTATAAAGTAAGTGAAAAAGCAGATGATCTTGCAACTAGTGCAACTATTGCACTACTTAGTTATAAGTATAAGCAAGTAGGTTTGAATACTAAAGATGATATTAAAAATATCCAGGAGCAAATAGTAATTAAAAGTACTAAACAATTAGAAGATCTTAACTTCATAAAAGAGTGTTCAGATACTTACAACACAGCTAACTTAAGACTATGGGGAGAACAAATAGGAGTTAATCAAACTTATCCGCCTACTGAAAGCATAAAAAACATAAATAAGTCTTCGGGGAAAGAAGAGGTAATAAACTTTTATACTACTGGATCAAGTGGTTTTTTTAATAATGCAGCATACTTAAAACAAAGTAGCATACCTTCTGTTAGTTTTTGCTATAAAATGCAAAGAGACTACATGGAAGATAAAATAGCTTTAGAGAGTTTATATAAAAAATATAATCTATATACTCAAGCTATTGGCAATGGAACACTTAATAAACAAGTTACAACTTTAACTGATTTAGTATTTAGAAATAATGCAGAATTGGGTTGGATAGGTATATCGTCACTTGCAGCAACTACACTTGCCTTTGATAAATTAGGTGTTATTAATGTTCCTGATAATAAAGCAGAAAAAGAAAAAGCATTAAAAGACTTTAGGGATTCAAGTGGTTATGAGGTAGGTGGTTTAGTTAGTGGCGATGGTGCAGTAAAAAGTATGTTAAATAAGTTAATTAGTAGCTTTCCATATATGATGTTACCTGGTGCAGATACAATGCAAAAACTTTCTAAAGACTTTATGGACTCAGTTGGTAATCCAGTTACTGAATCATTAAATAAAATACCGGTTATAGGTGGTTTTTTAAGTGCTTTTGCCGGAGGTATATTATCAACACTAACTTTAGCTTCATCTGTTTTTTTAACAGCTTATTTAATGGCACAATTTTTATCAATGCTACCTATTGTTGCAATTATTGCAGCTTCATTTATGGCAATAGGTTTTTATTACTTAAGTGTTGAACTTTTTTACATGGCAATACCATTTGTTGCAGTATTTGCATTTAGTACCGGTAACCTAGATATACTAAAACATGTATTTAAAAACTTCTTTATACTCGCATTAAAACCTATATTAATCGTTATATCAGTTATTACAGCAATATTTATAATTGGTTTCTTTGATAGCTTTCATCAAATGCTAGTTAATAGTATGTTTGAGCCTATAAATATGCTACTTGCATATAGTAGTGATAATGAAACTCTTCTAAGTTCTTTCATGGATCTAGGTACAAATACATACATGATCTTCTTTAAAGGTTTAATACATATAGCCTCTTCAGTAATTGCTTTATTTACAGCATTTTACTTAGTGTTTAATGGTGCAAACATGATATTAGATATGTTTGGACTAAGAGAGGTAGGACTTGATGTAGGTAATGCAATTGGAGATAAGGTAGAGAGTAATCCAACTGCTAAAAAAATGAATGTGGGAATTTAAAAATGAACATAGGGAAATATTTAATTAAAAAATTCAAGTTAAAAACAATAACAATAGCCGGTTTTTTATTTATTCTAATGGGTGGTGCAATGCAATGGCACTTCCCTTATTTTTACGATAACTATTATAGACCATTTGCAGAGTTTATAGGATATCCAATATATTTAATTTTAGATATTTTTGAAATTAAAGATAGTTTAGCAATTGCAATTATAGGATCAATAGGAATGGGTTTTATATTTTGGTTGATTCTTAACATAATTGCATATCTTCTTGAAATCCTTTCTGTAAGAAAAGGATTAATGAAAAAAGAAGATATAGGGAAATAGAAAATTTTAATTTTCTATTTGGTGTGGGTAAGCATTTTTAAATGCGTACCCTCTAAACAAAAAGCAGACCCTTGTGGTCAAGTTTTGCGAACAGATTTCTGAAAGGTATCTAGTGAGTACTCACTAGATACCCTAAAGGGTAACTGTGAGTTTTTTCTAGGTACAAGACCATACGAAAAAAGAATGCTTCCTTCCAGGAAGTACCCACATTTTTAATACTTAAAAATCGTGGTAAAATAAAGGAACATCATGGCTATTTCTAGCATACATATTGAAAATGGTAAACTAGGATACTTTGCACATAATAGTAGAGAAACTGAAACTAAAAATTCAATCTTTACTGATGAAAAAAATTATTGTAGCTGCAGTAAAGATGAAGCATTTAAAATATATAGAAATGAACTTAATAAAAGAAAAGAAAACTATGTCAATAGTACTAAACAAAAGTTTCAACCTAAAACTATTACTCACTTATCTGCAATACTAAATTTTAATAAAGAACATACAGCAGAAGATATTAAAAAAGTATGCAACTACTTAGAAGAATTACTTGATACCAAAGTAATTCAATATTCAATGCATAGAGATGAAGGGCATACTATTGAAAATAGTAGTGAAGATATTCACAATAGGTTATATGAAACAGTAGATATAAAGAACTATCATGCTCATATTGAACTTATGGGTATAGACAGTAAAGGTAAATCTCTTAAACAAAAAATTGATAAACCTTTTTTAAAACAATTACAAACAGATGTAGCAAAGATTTTAAATATGCAAAGAGGGCAAGAGAGTGGTTATTCAAAAGAAGAATATAAAAAGATCCAAGAACAATTAGATCCACTTGCTAGTTATCCATCAAAGAAAGTATATAACCAGGCTTTTAATAAAGTTGCCAAAG comes from the Halarcobacter ebronensis genome and includes:
- a CDS encoding helix-turn-helix transcriptional regulator, whose amino-acid sequence is MNDLINLQLDLINKINPKYEKKLLLTQEEVADIIGISTGTLKNIRSKGFGPRYIKFKYGNKERVLYPKTALAQWVNETEKINDEWIIDEKN